Proteins co-encoded in one Salvia splendens isolate huo1 chromosome 4, SspV2, whole genome shotgun sequence genomic window:
- the LOC121798516 gene encoding uncharacterized protein LOC121798516: MVLSLLNASLTTPISTNTFGIPCRSCEVKHFSMVSCRREPEHAISRNFGRECSSVPAIKPIVLQKSAFIVAASLSVVLWSNPAHAGFLSGSTGIESVPGPQLPQMDFLTRFNEENQKKYAENDARFKESPILKKLLEQSKLNKEKNKQATLDKYCIRGAEWGVGDCSADGMSPEDREKFIAMLKQKAGTE, encoded by the exons ATGGTTCTCTCTTTGCTCAATGCGTCACTCACTACCCCAATCTCGACGAACACATTCGGAATCCCTTGTCGTTCTTGTGAAGTAAAGCATTTTTCGATGGTTTCGTGCCGCAGGGAACCGGAGCATGCGATATCCAGAAATTTTGGCCGCGAATGTTCATCCGTTCCCGCCATTAAACCGATTGTGCTTCAGAAATCTGCGTTTATTGTAGCTGCGTCTCTTTCTGTTGTTCTCTGGTCTAATCcag CTCATGCTGGATTCCTCTCGGGCTCCACCGGTATAGAATCAGTCCCCGGTCCACAGTTGCCTCAGATGGATTTCCTCACTCGTTTCAACG AGGAAAATCAGAAAAAGTATGCAGAGAATGACGCAAGATTCAAAGAGTCTCCTATCCTCAAGAAGCTGCTCGAGCAGTCAAAGTTAAACAAGGAGAA AAACAAACAAGCAACTCTTGACAAATACTGCATTCGAGGAGCTGAATGGGGCGTTGGAGACTGCTCGGCTGATGGCATGTCACCAGAGGACAGGGAGAAATTTATTGCGATGCTGAAGCAAAAGGCTGGGACTGAATGA
- the LOC121801234 gene encoding protein GDAP2 homolog, producing the protein MDDAVDANNNRGGLANESGDSVVTLDQVPCWSSVECKDSNENEDPAFSNSSFADPLTSIDEGGDCLNCMQSRFPVNHEVNSKVYLWRGNPWVLEVDAVVNSTNESLDESQSSPGLHAAAGPVLAEECATLGGCRTGMAKISKGYDLPARRVLHTVGPKYAVKYHTAAENALSHCYRSCLELLIENGLQSIAMGCIYTEAKMYPREPAAHVAIRTVRRFLEKQKDYVHAVIFCTTASSDAEIYKRLLPLYFPREKKEEVLATTKLPADVGDENGETVIDERRIRIQPLPNVKKKAVPRIPQISNDLPVSDVLPARKNSAYLSSYLDPAFMSLIKDPDQRRMEQWEKAADARNGWDIAKMLGYGDLRGPPLSAAEEYSLHSRYLAKANSLNLTEISEMRIVYRGGVDHEGRPVMVVVGAHFLLRCLDLERFVLYVIKEFEPVIQKPYTIVYFHSAASLQMQPDLGWMKRLEQILGRKHQHNLHAIYVLHPTFGLKTAIFAMQLLIDKVWKKVNYLDRLLQLFRYIPREQLSIPDFVFQHDLEVNGEKGVIVDPRTKYVYQRQ; encoded by the exons ATGGATGATGCTGTGGATGCCAACAACAATCGAGGTGGATTGGCAAATGAAAGTGGAGATTCTGTGGTGACACTAGATCAAGTTCCATGCTGGAGTAGTGTGGAGTGTAAAGACTCGAATGAGAATGAAGATCCTGCATTTTCTAACTCATCCTTTGCAGACCCGTTGACATCTATTGATGAGGGTGGGGATTGTTTAAATTGCATGCAATCCAGGTTCCCGGTGAATCATGAGGTTAACTCCAAGGTTTATCTTTGGAGGGGGAACCCTTGGGTTCTTGAGGTGGATGCTGTAGTCAATTCAACGAATGAG AGCCTAGATGAATCACAGAGCAGTCCTGGATTGCATGCTGCAGCTGGACCTGTCCTTGCAGAAGAATGTGCAACACTG GGTGGTTGCCGAACCGGGATGGCAAAAATTAGCAAAGGATATGACCTTCCTGCTAG GAGGGTCTTACATACAGTTGGTCCTAAATATGCTGTGAAATATCATACTGCTGCAGAGAATGCTTTAAGTCATTGCTATAGGTCTTGCCTAGAGCTTCTCATTGAAAATGGGTTGCAGAG CATTGCTATGGGCTGTATATATACAGAAGCCAAAATGTATCCACGAGAACCTGCTGCCCATGTTGCAATAA gaACTGTCAGGCGATTTCTCGAGAAACAGAAGGATTACGTACATGCAGTCATATTTTGTACCACAGCATCATCTGACGCAGAGATTTATAAGAG ATTGCTCCCACTTTACTTTCCAAGGGAGAAGAAAGAGGAGGTATTAGCTACTACAAAACTTCCTGCAGATGTTGGCGATGAAAATGGTGAGACAGTTATTGATGAGCGCAGAATAAGAATTCAGCCTTTGCCTAATGTGAAGAAGAAGGCAGTTCCAAGAATTCCTCAAATCTCTAATGATCTGCCAGTCAGTGATGTTTTGCCAGCACGAAA GAACTCAGCATACTTGTCTTCATATCTGGATCCTGCTTTCATGTCCTTGATCAAAGATCCAGACCAAAGACGCATGGAGCAGTGGGAGAAAGCTGCTGATGCACGAAATGGTTGGGATATTGCTAAAATGCTTGGGTATGGTGACCTCAGGGGCCCTCCTTTGTCTGCTGCTGAAGAATATTCCCTTCATTCCAGATATCTTGCTAAAGCAAATTCACTCAATCTTACCGAGATTTCAGAAATGAGAATAGT CTACCGAGGTGGAGTTGACCATGAAGGTCGCCCAGTGATGGTGGTTGTCGGAGCACATTTTCTGTTAAGGTGTCTTGATCTAGAACGGTTTGTCTTGTATGTAATAAAG GAATTTGAGCCTGTGATACAGAAGCCTTATACTATTGTTTATTTCCACTCAGCCGCATCATTACAGAT GCAACCGGACCTAGGATGGATGAAAAGATTAGAGCAAATACTCGGGCGGAAGCACCAACATAATCTTCAC GCAATATACGTCCTTCATCCAACCTTTGGACTAAAAACCGCTATTTTTGCAATGCAGCTTTTAATAGATAAG GTGTGGAAGAAGGTGAACTATCTCGATCGCCTTCTGCAGCTATTCAGATACATTCCTCGCGAACAGCTGAGCATTCCAGATTTTGTGTTTCA GCATGATCTTGAAGTAAATGGAGAGAAGGGCGTTATTGTTGACCCGAGAACAAAATATGTTTATCAGCGGCAATAG
- the LOC121801360 gene encoding clp protease adapter protein ClpF, chloroplastic-like, which yields MVQNSINTLVTSRCGVLCGSSDWSRRSSTQVRELYSVVGAPRLCHCAYGGRGASFAGPLKLSRRSGLRVQAGWLFRGNDKGSELDASCEHSERANEDILMFFFELDLATRVQYALNLEQYEVAQQLRNKLTEVETEVIKLRESRRGSASKSEAQDMAISILRLRADLQNAVENENYHQAAELRDEISKLEAKSLAASVKAQAYESAKYALRLGQKVKHKIFGYRAVICGMDPVCCESKSWIEGANIDKLTRGPDQPFYQVLVDMQEDPNLLVAYVSEENLMVPDQQDTDRFEHPYASFLFYGMDGGGDFIPIKQLREKYNQPRHQLPYDPQDEDSGKDA from the exons ATGGTGCAAAATTCGATAAACACTTTGGTAACCTCTAGATGCGGTGTTTTGTGTGGATCAAGTGATTGGTCAAGGAGAAGTTCTACCCAAGTCAGGGAGCTGTATTCAGTTGTTGGGGCTCCGAGGTTGTGTCATTGTGCATATGGTGGAAGAGGGGCCTCCTTTGCTGGGCCACTTAAGCTGTCCAGACGTAGTGGTTTGAGGGTTCAAGCTGGATGGCTATTTAGAGGAAATGATAAGGGATCAGAATTGGATGCGAGCTGTGAGCATAGTGAGAGAGCCAATGAGGATATTCTGATGTTTTTCTTTGAGCTCGATTTGGCCACCCGTGTACAG TATGCTTTGAACTTGGAGCAGTATGAAGTAGCCCAGCAACTGAGGAACAAGTTGACTGAG gTTGAAACAGAGGTTATCAAGCTCCGAGAAAGCAGAAGAGGATCAGCATCCAAGAGTGAAGCTCAAGATATGGCTATAAGCATATTGAGACTACG TGCAGACTTGCAGAATGCAGTTGAGAATGAGAACTATCATCAGGCTGCTGAGTTGAGAGATGAAATTTCCAAACTCGAAGCGAAGTCTTTGGCTGCATCTGTAAAAGCCCAAGCATATGAAAGTGCAAAATATGCTCTCCGTTTGGGCCAAAAAGTAAAGCATAAAATATTTG GATATCGGGCTGTTATCTGTGGCATGGATCCAGTATGCTGTGAATCGAAGTCGTGGATTGAGGGTGCAAATATTGACAAGTTGACTCGTGGCCCCGATCAACCCTTCTATCAG GTGTTGGTTGACATGCAAGAAGACCCCAACCTCTTAGTGGCATACG TTTCCGAGGAGAACTTAATGGTGCCGGATCAACAAGACACG GATAGGTTTGAACACCCTTATGCTTCATTCTTATTCTATGGAATGGATGGTGGTGGGGATTTTATCCCGATTAAACAGCTGCGGGAGAAATACAACCAGCCGCGGCATCAGCTCCCCTACGATCCACAGGACGAGGACTCCGGGAAGGATGCATAG